A window of Aquibium oceanicum genomic DNA:
GCGCCACAACAGGTCCACCAGAGATACGTCCATCCCGGTCCTCTCGTACTAGGGACAGATCCTCTCAATATTCCTACACCCACGGCAGATAGGGACCGAACTGTCTCACGACGTTCTGAACCCAACTCACGTACCGCTTTAAATGGCGAACAGCCATACCCTTGGGACCTGCTCCAGCCCCAGGATGCGATGAGTCGACATCGAGGTGCCAAACAACCCCGTCGATATGGACTCTTGGGGTCATCAGCCTGTTATCCCGGCGTACCTTTTATCCGTTGAGCGATGGCCCTTCCACGCGGGACCACCGGATCACTATGACCGACTTTCGTCTCTGCTCGACTTGTCTGTCTCGCAGTCAGGCAGGCTTATGCCATTGCACTCGACGACCGATTTCCGACCGGTCTGAGCCCACCATCGCGCGCCTCCGTTACTCTTTAGGAGGCGACCGCCCCAGTCAAACTACCCACCATACACTGTCCCGGACCCGGATGACGGGCCGCGGTTAGACATCCATATCCACAAGGGTGGTATTTCAAGGGTGACTCCACGCAGGCTGGCGCCCGCGCTTCAAAGTCTACCACCTATCCTACACATGCGAAGACGAATGCCAGTGTAAAGCTATAGTAAAGGTGCACGGGGTCTTTCCGTCTAACCGCAGGAACCCCGCATCTTCACGGGGAATTCAATTTCACTGAGTCTCTGCTGGAGACAGCGGGGAAGTCGTTACGCCATTCGTGCAGGTCGGAACTTACCCGACAAGGAATTTCGCTACCTTAGGACCGTTATAGTTACGGCCGCCGTTTACTGGGCTTCGATTCAAAGCTTGCACCTCTCCTCTTAACCTTCCAGCACCGGGCAGGCGTCAGACCCTATACGTCGTCTTGCGACTTCGCAGAGCCCTGTGTTTTTGATAAACAGTCGCTACCCCCTGGTCTGTGCCACCCCATACACTTGCGTGCAAAGGGGTCACGCTTCTTCCGAAGTTACGCGTGCAATTTGCCGAGTTCCTTCAGCAGAGTTCTCTCAAGCGCCTTGGTATGCTCTACCAGTCCACCTGTGTCGGTTTCGGGTACGGTCTATACGGAGGAGCTATTTCCCGGGACCGCTTCGACGCCCGACCAATCCGATAAGGTCGAACGACACACGCAATCCGTCACTACCTCCAGGCCCACGAATATTGACGTGGTTCCCATCGACTACGCCTTTCGGCCTCGCCTTAGGGGCCGGCTAACCCTGCTCAGATTAACTTTAAGCAGGAACCCTTGGACTTTCGGCGAGCGGGTCTCTCACCCGCTTTATCGTTACTCATGTCAGCATTCGCACTTCCGATACCTCCACGGCCCCTCACAGGTGCCGCTTCATCGGCCTACGGAACGCTCCGCTACCGCTTGCATTGCTGCAAACCCGAAGCTTCGGTGCATGGCTTTAGCCCCGTTACATTTTCGGCGCAAAGACCCTTATTTAGACCAGTGAGCTGTTACGCTTTCTTTAAATGATGGCTGCTTCTAAGCCAACATCCTGGTTGTTTTGGGATCCTCACATCCTTTCCCACTTAGCCATGACTTGGGGACCTTAGCTGTCGGTCAGGGTTGTTTCCCTCTTCACGACGGACGTTAGCACCCGCCGTGTGTCTGCCGACTAGTACTCCCGGGTATTCGGAGTTTGGTTAGGTTTGGTAAGACGGTGAGTCCCCCTAGCCCATCCAGTGCTCTACCCCCGGGGTATTCGGTCGACGCTCTACCTAAATAGATTTCGCGGAGAACCAGCTATTTCCGAGTTTGATTGGCCTTTCACCCCTAGCCACAAGTCATCCCGATCTATTGCAACAGATATGGGTTCGGCCCTCCAGTACGTGTTACCGTACCTTCAGCCTGCTCATGGCTAGATCACTCGGTTTCGGGTCTAATGCGACGAACTGAACGCCCTGTTCAGACTCGGTTTCCCTGCGCCTCCACCTACCGGCTTAAGCTTGCTCGTCACACTAAGTCGCTGACCCATTATACAAAAGGTACGTGGTCACCATTGCAGGCTCCCACTGTTTGTAGGCAATCGGTTTCAGGTACTCTTTCACTCCCCTTGTCGGGGTGCTTTTCACCTTTCCCTCACGGTACTGGTTCGCTATCGGTCATGCACGAGTACTTAGGCTTGGAGAGTGGTCTCCCCATGTTCAGACAGGATTTCACGTGTCCCGCCCTACTCGAGGACGATTGATCGCATTACGCGTACGGGGCTGTCACCCGCTACGGCCGCACTTTCCAGAGCGTTCCGCTTGTCTCTCAATCGTCACTGGCCTGGTCCGCGTTCGCTCGCCACTACTTGCGGAGTCTCGGTTGATGTCCTTTCCTGCGGGTACTTAGATGTTTCAGTTCCCCGCGTTCGCTTCTTATCCCTATTTTATTCGAAGATAAGATACCTGATTGTTGATGCTTGGTAATCAATTCCGTCCAGCAGCCAGCCACCCAACGAACCGTAGGTTCGCAAGGCCGACCGGCCGTCGCGCATCTCTGCGCGCCCCGTCCGGAGGATAGCGGCACAAGCCGCGCTCATCCGTGAGGACAAAACAGAATTGACTTACCAAGCATCTCAGGTGGGTTTCCCCATTCGGAAATCGCCGGATCAAAGGGTATTCGCACCTCCCCGACGCTTATCGCAGCGTATCACGTCCTTCATCGCCTGTGCATGCCAAGGCATCCACCAATTGCCCTTAAGACACTTGATCATTCTCATTGCCAATGCCCATCGGGAGGGGAGTAGGTGCGTAAGGCAGTACGGCAACATGCTTTCACATACTGCCCTATTCCCCTACTGCCCTATTGCCCTCTCTCGGACTTGGCAGAAAAGACCAGCTTCTCGAGATCTGTCCGATGGCGCGGTTAGGCAACCAATCATGTGCCGGAGATTGAGCGTCTCACGGCGACGAACCTAAGGGATTGCTCCCCTGGAACTCGAACAAATCTTCTCTTCACGATGTCATGCAGAACAGGCGAAAGACCGAAGCCTTCCGCAAACTTTTTTCCGGTGGATGAAGCCTTTCGGCCGCCTCCCCTCAAGGAGGACTGGTGGAGCCGGACGGGATCGAACCGACGACCCCCTGCTTGCAAAGCAGGTGCTCTCCCAGCTGAGCTACGGCCCCTAGAACAAGCCTGCGCCATCACCGGCGCATACGGGGCAAAGCCCCGCAAGGCCGACCGGCCGTCGCGCCTCATGGCGCGGAAGCCAAGGCGACGGATGTCGCCGCCGACGCTTGAGGCTGAACAATATGGTGGGCCTGGGAGGACTTGAACCTCCGACCTCACGCTTATCAAGCGCGCGCTCTAACCAACTGAGCTACAAGCCCGTAGCCACGCCCGGCAAGAGTTCGCCATCCGAGGCGAAGCCTCGCAAGCGCGACTGCGCGTCGCGGCTCATGCCGCGCCCTCGCGGAGCGCCAGCACCCGAAGGGTGCGATGCGGCGCGTGAGCGCGATTACTTCATCCACGAAGAAAGAGAAACGAAGGCGGCAGGTCCCGCTCTTTGTATGCGCGACGGCCAGGTGACTCCCTGTCCGTCTTTGTTCCAAGTGTTTCAGAAGGCAGAGGCCAAGCCGAAGCCAGGCGTTTCCATTGAGAAACATCCTTAGAAAGGAGGTGATCCAGCCGCAGGTTCCCCTACGGCTACCTTGTTACGACTTCACCCCAGTCGCTGACCCTACCGTGGTCGCCTGCCTCCTTGCGGTTAGCACAGCGCCTTCGGGTAAAGCCAACTCCCATGGTGTGACGGGCGGTGTGTACAAGGCCCGGGAACGTATTCACCGCGGCATGCTGATCCGCGATTACTAGCGATTCCAACTTCATGCACCCGAGTTGCAGAGTGCAATCCGAACTGAGATGGCTTTTGGAGATTAGCTCGGCCTCGCGACCTCGCTGCCCACTGTCACCACCATTGTAGCACGTGTGTAGCCCAGCCCGTAAGGGCCATGAGGACTTGACGTCATCCCCACCTTCCTCTCGGCTTATCACCGGCAGTCCCCCTAGAGTGCCCAACTGAATGCTGGCAACTAGGGGCGAGGGTTGCGCTCGTTGCGGGACTTAACCCAACATCTCACGACACGAGCTGACGACAGCCATGCAGCACCTGTCACCGGTCCAGCCGAACTGAAGGATACCATCTCTGGTAACCGCGACCGGGATGTCAAGGGCTGGTAAGGTTCTGCGCGTTGCTTCGAATTAAACCACATGCTCCACCGCTTGTGCGGGCCCCCGTCAATTCCTTTGAGTTTTAATCTTGCGACCGTACTCCCCAGGCGGGAAGCTTAATGCGTTAGCTGCGCCACCGACAGGTAAACCTGCCGACGGCTAGCTTCCATCGTTTACGGCGTGGACTACCAGGGTATCTAATCCTGTTTGCTCCCCACGCTTTCGCACCTCAGCGTCAGTACCGGACCAGTGAGCCGCCTTCGCCACTGGTGTTCCTCCGAATATCTACGAATTTCACCTCTACACTCGGAATTCCACTCACCTCTTCCGGACTCGAGATTGCCAGTATGAGAGGCAGTTCCGGGGTTGAGCCCCGGGATTTCACCCCTCACTTAACAATCCGCCTGCGTGCGCTTTACGCCCAGTAATTCCGAACAACGCTAGCCCCCTTCGTATTACCGCGGCTGCTGGCACGAAGTTAGCCGGGGCTTCTTCTCCGGTTACCGTCATTATCTTCACCGGTGAAAGAGCTTTACAACCCTAGGGCCTTCATCACTCACGCGGCATGGCTGGATCAGGCTTGCGCCCATTGTCCAATATTCCCCACTGCTGCCTCCCGTAGGAGTTTGGGCCGTGTCTCAGTCCCAATGTGGCTGATCATCCTCTCAGACCAGCTATGGATCGTCGCCTTGGTAGGCCATTACCCCACCAACTAGCTAATCCAACGCGGGCTCATCCAACTCCGATAAATCTTTCTCCCGAAGGACGTATGCGGTATTAATTCCAGTTTCCCGGAGCTATTCCGCAGAGCTGGGTAGATTCCCACGCGTTACTCACCCGTCTGCCGCTCCCTTGCGGGGCGCTCGACTTGCATGTGTTAAGCCTGCCGCCAGCGTTCGTTCTGAGCCAGGATCAAACTCTCATGTTTTGAAACTTGAACTGGCTTGTTCGTCGCACCAGCCGAAGCCGGTGCAATCTGGTCACGCTCGAATTGACGAGAACATTTTCACACCTGGACACTCAAGCCAAAACCTGAGCGCCCGGTAGACTATATTCTCTCGAAACGTGTCCGCCAAAGTCTCTTCGAACCCCTTCCCCATCAGGAAAAGAAGCCCAGCAAGGACCTCGCCGCCCACGTCTCTCTTTCTTCAATATGCAATTGTCAAAGAACAGACGCCGCAGACGCGATGTCGTGGGCCTTTACGCTTTCGCTTCGGGCCCGGTCGAGTGTCGCTCACGCGGCTCTCTTGATTGTCTCCGAGGGTCGGTTTCGGAAGCGAACTTCCCCGCCGCCAGCGGCGCGCCGCCCTCGTTGGTGAGGCGTATATAGTCGGCAGCCCGTCCGGGTGTCAACAGCGATCTCTGCGTTTTTTGAACTTTTTGCGACACCCGGCCTGCCCGTTCTACCGCTTTACCGGCCTGCCCGTTCTACCGCTTTAAAGGAAACGCATACGGGCGCGCGCGAGGCGGCGGCGGTTGCCCCGCGCCGCGGCCCCATTCGCGCCACACTGCGAAGCGATGTTCGCCATGGATCGCGGGGGCGATTCAGGCCGTGTTTCGGCCACGGGAACGGCTTCCCGGGAGTTCGGGGCTCCTTTCGTTGACTATTGGACCAGACGCGGGCACTTTCCGCCCGCGAGAAGAATAAGAAACGCCGTCGGGGACGGGGGAATACGCCTGCAGCGATGCAAAACATCGAACAGACCATCGCAATGCTCGGCAACGAGCCGCCGCTGACGACCGGAGGGCGCAGCGGTCCGCCGGACCGCCGCGAGGTGTCCGCACGCTGGCTGTCCGGGACGTTCCTCACGGGCCTGACCTCGGCCGTCCTCATGGGCGTGGCCCTCGTCGCAGCGCTGGATGGACGCGAGCAGCTCGCAACGCCGCCAGAGATCGCCGAACTCGAGGACATGGCCGCAGGCAGGGCCGGCGAGGCGACCAAGGCGCCGCGCGTGGTCGCCACCCATGCCACCAACCGCGCCCGCGACCGCCGCCGCATGGAGGTCTCGACGGTCAGCCGCGTCGGCGACCGGGACGTGATCCGGACCCTGCCCTTCGTCGAGGTCCGCATGCCGCTCGCCGCAGCCTACACGACGACGCGCAACTATCCGGCCTTCGACCCGCTTGAGGTATTTTCCGAAGACGGCGCCGCGGCGGCCCAGACGGCGACGACCAGCCAGATCTACGGCGCCAAGGTCGAGAGCGAGGTGAGCCTGAAGACGGTGGACTTCCCGCTCGAAGCCGCCGCCTTCGACGAGAAGAGCAGCCTCTCGGCCGACGAGGTCGAGGAAGTCGTGCGCCAGACCGGCGCCATCCTCACCGACGGCCAGGTGCAGATCGCCTCGCTCCATTATGTCGATCCGCAGCGCTTCGGCGAATCTCTGGCCACCGCGACGCTGGCGCAATCCCCCTACGGCGTGCGCATCGTACCGGAAAACGTCTCGGTGGCGCGCCAGCCGGACGAGGAGACCTCTCCGACCTTCGCGGAGGAGATCCTGGTCGTGCGCAACGAGCGTCCGATCGCAGAGCTCCTGGCCGACAGCGGCTACCCGAACGGCGAGGCGGTCGGGATGGCGGACGCCATCGGCAGGCTCCTGAACACCACCGCGCTGAAGCCCGGCACCGTGCTGCGGCTCGGCGTCGAGGAGACTGCGGGCGAGAGCCGCATCGTGCGCACCAGCCTCTACGAGCGCGGCGCGCATCTCCTGACGATCGCCATCGACGACCGCCAGCAGTTCGTGCCCGCCGACGAGCCGGAAAAGAGCACGGAGGTCGCCGCAGCCTTCGACGAGGAGCGTCCGCCGGTGCGCGTGCGCGGCGACCTGCCGAAGGCCTATGACGGCATCTACCGCGCCGCCTACTCCTACGGCATGTCGCGCGACATGACCAAGCAGCTGATCCGCATGCTGGCGGCCGACGTCGATTTCCAGTCGCGCATCGGACCGTCCGACCGGATCGACGTGTTCTTCTCCGAGCCGAACGAGGACAACACGGCGTCGGAGGAGTCGCAGCTTCTCTATGTGCAGGCGACGTTCGGCGGCAACAAGCGGACCTTCTACCGGTTTCAGATGACGGACGGGACGATCGATTATTTCGATACCGAAGGGCGCAGCGCCAGGCAGTTCCTACTGCGCAACCCGCTGCCCAACGGGCGCTTCACCTCCGGCTTCGGGCGGCGGCGGCATCCGATCCTCGGTTATACCAAGATGCACACGGGCGTGGACTGGGCAGCACCGGTCGGCACGCCGATCATCGCGGCGGGCAACGGCACGGTGGAGAAGGCCGGATGGGCGGGGGGCTACGGACGCCAGACGATCATCCGCCATTCCAACGGCTACAAGACCTCCTACAACCACCAGAGCCGCATCGCGAAGGGTGTCGTGCCGGGCGCCAAGGTGCGGCAGGGACAGGTGATCGGCTTCGTGGGATCGACGGGACTGTCGACCGGCGCGCACCTGCACTACGAGCTGATGGTCAACGGGACCCGGGTGGACCCGATGCGGGTGCGCCTGCCGACCGGCCGGGTGCTGAAGGACGAGGAACTCGTCGCCTTCAACCGCGAGCGGGAGCGCATCGATGCGCTGCTGAACGAGGACTTGGACGGCTCGCTGAAACTCGCGAGCCGCTGAGGCCTTCGCCCGACCGCCCGGTCAGTCGATGAACTGCACGAAGATGCCGGGCTTCACCATCTTGGCCAGTTCGCGGGCGTCCCAGTTGGTGAGGCGCACGCAGCCGTGGCTGTTGGTCTTGCCGATCTTGGACGGCTCGGGCGTGCCGTGGATGCCGTAGGTCGGCTTCGACAGCGCGATCCACATGGAACCGACGGGGCCATTCGGCCCGGGCGGGATGCGCAGGACCTTGTCGTTGTCGCCCTGCTTGAAGTTGATCTTGGGATTGTAGGTGTATTCCGGATCGAAGGCGATGCGCTCGACCGTCACCGTGCCAGAAGGCGACGGCATGTCGGTCGAGCCGATCGTTGCCGGATAGGCGGCGACCAGATTGCCCTGCCGGTCGTAGGCACGGACCTGCTCGCGTCCCTTGTCGGCGACGATGCGCTCGACTTCCGCGGCCTTCGGAGACCCGGGATTGGCGACCTTGACCTGGGTGCCCGGCCGGCTGAAATCCGCACCGGGATTGATCGACTTCAGATAGTTCTCGTCCATGTGGAAGCGCTCGGCCAGCATCTCGGCGGTCGAGGTGAAGGAGAGCTGCTCAAGCTTGGCCTTGTCGCCGTAATCGGCCGGAACCGACGCGACGTAGGGGCCGGCGGCGTCCTCTGGCGTGATGGTGTAGGTGGTGAAGGCGTCGCCGCCGGTGTCGACGAGCCAGTCGGCGATCATCTGCGGGTCGGACACGTCGAGCCGCTTGCCGGTCATCTCGGTATAGGCGTCGAGCGCCTTCTGCACGTTGCCGCCCATCTTGCCGTCGATGACGCCGGGCGACAGGCCGGCGCGGTCGAGCAGGATCTGGAGTTCGGCCACGTCCTCGCCGGCGGGCTGGCGCGGAGGCGCGGGCTGGATTTCCTCGCCGACGCCGGGGGTCGATCCGGTGACGGGGTTTTCCGCGAAAGGATCGGTGGGCAGCGGCGCGCGCTCGAGCGGCTCGCCGCGCGCATATTCGGGAGGCTCGCGGTACTCCGGCACATCCTCGTATTCGGGAACCTCGCCATATTCGGGAAGGCCGCGGCGTTCGATGCGATCGTCCTGCGGATAGCGCTGAAAACCGTCCTCGACAACAGCCTCGTCGGGCGCCTCGCGCAGGCCGAGCTGGTATTCGCGGTAGCGGCGGTAGCGCTCGGCGGCGACATCCGGATCGCCGGGGCGCGCCGAGAGCACGCCGGATTCGTAAAGGCGATCGTATTGCGGCCACTGGCGCTGGCGCGCGCCCGGCTCCTCGATCGCGATCACCTCGCCGGTGCGCGCATCGAGGATCACGCGACGGCCGCGCGCGTCGAAGAAGATGTCGACTTCACCGTTCTGGGCGAGCAGCAGTTGCGGACGGGAGCCGGCGGCGGGGGAATTCGTCGCGTCGCCGCTTTCGGCGGGTCCGACCGCGGCGGCGGCGATCGAGACGGTTCCCGCCGCAAGGAGGCCGGCGGCCGCGCTGAGGATGAGGTTCCGTCCAGTCATGTCCCGTTCTTCTCCGTGAATCCGCTTCCGAAATGCATCGTCATCATGCACCGTTCCAGATGAACGGGACATGAAGATGGCGCCCCGGCGCTCAAATGCCGAGCGCCGCCCTCGCCTTCTTCGAGAGCTTCGCGGCGACCAGCCGGTGGCTTTCGCGCAGATAGTCGCACAGCGCCGCGTCGTCCATGGCATCGGCCGAAACTCGCTGGATCCACGTCATGCCGCGCGAGGCGAGATAGGGCGCCGGCCTCAGCCCCGGCTGTTCCTTCAGGACGTCGAAGGCCATTTCGGAGCACTTGAAGGTGACGGCGAGTTCCGCGCCGCTGCTCCAGCCGGCGATGGCGAAGACTTTTCCCGCGACCTTCCACACATGCGCGCCGCCCCACTGCACGACATGGCTCGTGTGCGGGAGGGAGGCGCAGAAGGCATTGTATTCGTCGAGCGTCATGGGGAGCACTTTATCCGGGCGAGCCGGACAGGACAGGCGCCCGGACTGTTTTTCTCGGGGCGTTCGTCCGGAACGTCCGCAAACGGCATGGGCCTTTTCGACCGGCGCGCATGATCGTCCGGTCACCCTCGGCGGCCGAGCCTGGTTTCTGCTGGAGAGGGACTGCGGACATCCGGTGGCGCTCACGAGGTGTCGGGAGAATCGAGCGCCCGGCGCGCAAAAAAACTCAGGTCGCGCAGGATTTCGTGGATTTCGTGTTCGGGCCGGCGGCCATTTGCCCGGATCTGGCCCGGTGGACGGCCGCCGCGCAGCGGCGAGATGCGGCGCCACGCTCCTTGCGCCCGGGCGCGGGCGCGCAGCGCCTGCCAGCGGACGAAACGACGGGCCTGGCGCGGCAGGTCGTCGAGGGCGGCGGCCAGCGCCCGCAGCCGCAGCACCAGCCGGGTAGCGTCGAGCCGATCCGTGGGTGACGGCGGCGGTGGCAGGCGATGCGGCACCGCGCCGTCGAAGGAGAGGATGCGAGGGGCGGCATGCGGCGGTACGGTGCGCGGGCGCGGATCGGGATTGCGCAGCGGGTCGGCGAGCGGCAGCGCGATGGAGGCAGCGGGACGGCGCACGACCGGAACGGAACGCTTCGGCGCGCTGGTCGGCGGGACGACGACCGCGATGCCGAGGCTGCGCAGGACGGCGGTCGCGGGATTCTGCCTTGTCCCGACGGGGCAGGCCGGCGGCGGGACGGGCTCGGGTTGCGGCGGCGTCTTGGGAAGGGTTTTGGCCGCGAGGATGATCAGCCGGCGGACGGCGGATTCGGTGGGTCGCAGCAGGCGCAGCACCGCGCGGTGGAGACGGCGGGGGAGAGTTGCGGCAATCGGCAGTCGGCAGTCGGCAGTCGGTGGAGAAGAACCCGACTGCCGACTGCCGATTGCCGACTGTCCGAGACCTGTCATGGCGACGAGCGCGGCCAGCACGCGCTTCAGCGCCGCCTCGTTCCCCTCGATCAGTCCATGCCAGTCCATAGTTGCCTTCCGTTTGTTCGGGCGGGAGGATTATGGGGCGGGGTGGTGGGGGTGTGGACAGAAATAGGGATCAGGAGCGCGAAACACCCCGCAAGACGAAGCGTAGATCCCTTACACGAAGAGCGGCAAGTCAGGCGGCGCACAGAAGCGAGTTGTCGTCGGTCGGGTCGAGCGCGGCGGAAAGGCCCGCATGTTCCACCTGAACGACGCCACGAAGGATACCGTCCGCGACGTGCTGGTCCGCAATGCTGACCGCAAGTCCATCCTCTACGCACACTCGTCGCGCCTCTACACCGTCACCGGAACCGAGTACGCATCTCACAAGACCACGAACCACTCCGCTGGCGAGTACGCCCGCCCCGAGGGTGATGTGGTCGTCCATTCCAACACAATCGAAAGCGTGTTCTCGGTGATTAAGCGCGGCATGGTTGGTGTCTATCAGCATTGCGGCGAAGCCCACTTGCACCGCCACCTTGCCGAGTTCGATTTCCGCTACAATCGCCGCGCCGCGCTCAATGTTACCGACACCGAACGCCATGACGATCTGCTTTCAATGATCGGGGGCAAGCGCCTGACCTATCGGCGGATTGGTGAAACCGCGAACGCCTAAGCAGATGGCGCGAAGACTCCTGCATTTACGAAAACGCGGAAAGGGCTAGCTGGCCAATTCGGCCGCCTTATGCGCCTTCTTTGCGAACATGTTTGCCTGTCGCTCCAGCTTGGCCGCGGCAGGCGGCGCAAAGAAACGGTATACTAGCGCGTCTTCAATATGAATGCCGTTGAGATTGCTACGTCGGATCCTTGCGCGTGACGCACCACTGACACTCACGGCACCCCGCATAATGACATACCATTGCTCGCGGGGCGAGACGAGGTGGACGTCCATAGAAGTAAGATCATCGCCGAAATCGAAGACTTCGAACAGGTCGATTATCGCACCATAGATTTTGCGACGGCCGACCACATCGATGGCGGCACTGGCAACGAGATAGCGCCAGTCGCTCCGCGCGGTGTCATACAGCCAGCCCGCCGACTCCGGAGATAAGCCGAATTCATCAAGTTTTGAGAGGAAAGAGGCGCCCGCCTCGATCATCCCGTCTGATAGATGTTTCTCAGCCATGGCATCACACCGGAAGTGGGATTGTTCACCGCCAAGCACATGTCCTTGGCGTCCTGCGCGCTTACGCGCTGATAGCGCGAGTTATTGTCCCAATCACAGACTGTTCGCCAGTTCATATGGAACGCACGGTTGCCCCTAATGGTTCGCTTCAGTTCTTCGACCAAGCCACAATGCACGGCGATCTTATTCAGATCATGGTGGGGTGTCACCTTGTGGTAATCCGGACTGGTTAACATGGCACGACGTACCCGGATGGCCCAAAGCGCATGCTCCACTGCTAGCCCCGACAGGTAATAGATGTTTGGCCAATCTCGACCATTTTGCCGCAATCGATCGGCGGTCAGTAACGTTTCCTCGGCTCGACCGAACGTCCAATCAGCATGTCCCTCGCCCATAGAACGCAACGCTAGGTGAACACAAAGCCAAGCGCAAGCACACCTTACTTGGCGGGATTCTCACCTTTCGGTTTAGATTTGTCTTTTTTCTTAACCTGTTTAGGCTTGGGCGGCGTTTCGAGCATCCGCTTTAGCGTCTAATTGAATTTCTTTTCGTCGGACTTCTTATCGGTGTCAGACATGCCTCAACCTTTGCGGCCGCCCTCCAGTGAGGGACAGGCAGGAACATCGGTGTCGTTCGGACCGAATGTCATACTACAGCGCCCGGAGCTTGCCGCGCAAATCGGCAACATCATAGCCAACTGGACCTTAGTGGAAGCTGACCTTCTCAGCCTATATGCCATCATGATGGGCGATTACCTTTCTGTGCCGGTACCCGCGCCTGAATGGTCGGCGCCGCCTAGTCACCCAGTTGCTCGACAGATTTTTGAGCAGGTACAATCATTCAATGCTCGCCTCGACCTAGTTGAAGCACTTTTGAAGTGGCGAGGGTTGCCCGAGGAGATCGAGCTTTTCTCGCAAACCCTACGCAAGCGTATCAAAACTGCTTACCACTCCCGAAACAGCGTCGCGCATGACGGATGGGGCATTAGTTCTGCACACACAAATGCTCTGATCCTCTCCAGTATCCACGGACACCCGGTAATCTACAAACTACGTGACTTCGAACAAATCTCTCAAGCGATCTGCGACGTACACCTGGCGCTTGGGAAGTTTTCACATTCTATGTACGAGAGACGTTTGATCACTCGACGCGGATAACAGTGATGATCTCCCGAACAACGCGTTATGCCCTATCGCGCTCCAACTCCGTGATAACCCCATCTACAGAATATGTAGAAAGCAAGATATCAACTCCCCCTCAATCATCTGAGGCATGATCTCGATTCGTTCTAAGTCCTTTGCCGTCCTGTCGGACTCCGTGTCGCACATCGGTCTTACTTTCTCACGTACAAAATTAGGATAATTTTCCTATCGGCGCTATATTGATCGCACGCCACCGTTTAATCCGCACCTATGCGATAAGAGATGCGGATGGGCATCATACATCGCCGCGGTATCGCGCTAACGGGCTCCCCTCCCCCTTTGGGGGGAGGGATTGGGGGTGGGGGTTGGCCCGAAGAGCCAGCGAAGAAGGGGTGTTTTCCTGCGCTGTTCAGGCGAGGTGGAGAGGGCCCCCACTCCGTCTCGGGCTGCGCCCGAGCCACCTCTCCCCCACTCACGTGGGGTTGAGGATGGGCATCGGGCGTTGCCGCGGTATCGCGCTAAAGGCTCCCCTCCCCCTTGAGGGGAGGGGTTGGGGTGGGGGTTGGCCCGAAGAGCCAGCGAAGAAGGGGTGTTTTCCTGCGCTGTTCAGGCGAGG
This region includes:
- a CDS encoding MmcQ/YjbR family DNA-binding protein — its product is MTLDEYNAFCASLPHTSHVVQWGGAHVWKVAGKVFAIAGWSSGAELAVTFKCSEMAFDVLKEQPGLRPAPYLASRGMTWIQRVSADAMDDAALCDYLRESHRLVAAKLSKKARAALGI
- a CDS encoding L,D-transpeptidase family protein: MTGRNLILSAAAGLLAAGTVSIAAAAVGPAESGDATNSPAAGSRPQLLLAQNGEVDIFFDARGRRVILDARTGEVIAIEEPGARQRQWPQYDRLYESGVLSARPGDPDVAAERYRRYREYQLGLREAPDEAVVEDGFQRYPQDDRIERRGLPEYGEVPEYEDVPEYREPPEYARGEPLERAPLPTDPFAENPVTGSTPGVGEEIQPAPPRQPAGEDVAELQILLDRAGLSPGVIDGKMGGNVQKALDAYTEMTGKRLDVSDPQMIADWLVDTGGDAFTTYTITPEDAAGPYVASVPADYGDKAKLEQLSFTSTAEMLAERFHMDENYLKSINPGADFSRPGTQVKVANPGSPKAAEVERIVADKGREQVRAYDRQGNLVAAYPATIGSTDMPSPSGTVTVERIAFDPEYTYNPKINFKQGDNDKVLRIPPGPNGPVGSMWIALSKPTYGIHGTPEPSKIGKTNSHGCVRLTNWDARELAKMVKPGIFVQFID
- a CDS encoding M23 family metallopeptidase, with the protein product MQNIEQTIAMLGNEPPLTTGGRSGPPDRREVSARWLSGTFLTGLTSAVLMGVALVAALDGREQLATPPEIAELEDMAAGRAGEATKAPRVVATHATNRARDRRRMEVSTVSRVGDRDVIRTLPFVEVRMPLAAAYTTTRNYPAFDPLEVFSEDGAAAAQTATTSQIYGAKVESEVSLKTVDFPLEAAAFDEKSSLSADEVEEVVRQTGAILTDGQVQIASLHYVDPQRFGESLATATLAQSPYGVRIVPENVSVARQPDEETSPTFAEEILVVRNERPIAELLADSGYPNGEAVGMADAIGRLLNTTALKPGTVLRLGVEETAGESRIVRTSLYERGAHLLTIAIDDRQQFVPADEPEKSTEVAAAFDEERPPVRVRGDLPKAYDGIYRAAYSYGMSRDMTKQLIRMLAADVDFQSRIGPSDRIDVFFSEPNEDNTASEESQLLYVQATFGGNKRTFYRFQMTDGTIDYFDTEGRSARQFLLRNPLPNGRFTSGFGRRRHPILGYTKMHTGVDWAAPVGTPIIAAGNGTVEKAGWAGGYGRQTIIRHSNGYKTSYNHQSRIAKGVVPGAKVRQGQVIGFVGSTGLSTGAHLHYELMVNGTRVDPMRVRLPTGRVLKDEELVAFNRERERIDALLNEDLDGSLKLASR